In Oligoflexia bacterium, the following are encoded in one genomic region:
- the rpmJ gene encoding 50S ribosomal protein L36 gives MKVRASVKKICVKCKLIKRRGVVRVICDNPKHKQRQG, from the coding sequence ATGAAAGTACGTGCGTCAGTAAAAAAGATTTGTGTGAAATGTAAATTAATTAAACGTCGTGGCGTTGTTCGCGTAATTTGTGACAACCCAAAACATAAACAACGTCAGGGGTAA
- the infA gene encoding translation initiation factor IF-1 produces MAKEESIEVEGTVLEPLPNAMFRVQLANGHKVLAHISGKMRMHYIRILPGDKVTVELSPYDLTRGRIIFRAQ; encoded by the coding sequence ATGGCAAAAGAAGAAAGCATAGAAGTTGAGGGTACGGTTTTAGAACCTCTTCCCAATGCGATGTTTCGTGTACAACTTGCCAACGGACACAAAGTTTTGGCTCATATTTCAGGAAAAATGCGCATGCACTATATTCGTATTTTACCTGGTGACAAAGTAACTGTAGAACTTTCTCCATATGATTTAACTCGAGGAAGAATTATTTTCCGCGCTCAATAA